A stretch of the Bacteroidales bacterium genome encodes the following:
- a CDS encoding 2-C-methyl-D-erythritol 2,4-cyclodiphosphate synthase: MKIKVGFGYDVHQLKENNPLMLGGIKIPSSKGSIGHSDGDVLIHAIIDAILGAANLRDIGCHFPDTSEELKGIDSKILLKNTIKILEKNNFKISNIDTTICLQNPKLKNHIPEMKLVLSKTIGIDENDISIKATTTEKLGFVGKEEGISAYAVVLIECLTLPVL; encoded by the coding sequence ATGAAAATAAAAGTTGGCTTTGGTTATGATGTTCACCAACTTAAAGAAAATAATCCTTTAATGCTTGGTGGTATTAAAATACCAAGTTCAAAAGGAAGTATTGGTCATTCTGACGGAGATGTTTTAATTCATGCAATTATTGATGCTATATTGGGTGCTGCAAATTTAAGAGATATAGGTTGTCATTTTCCTGATACATCAGAAGAATTAAAAGGGATTGACAGCAAAATATTATTAAAAAATACTATAAAAATTTTAGAAAAAAATAATTTTAAGATATCAAATATTGATACAACAATATGTCTTCAAAATCCAAAATTAAAAAATCATATTCCTGAAATGAAATTAGTTCTCTCAAAAACAATCGGTATTGATGAGAACGATATATCAATAAAAGCCACTACAACTGAAAAGTTAGGTTTTGTCGGTAAAGAAGAAGGTATATCTGCTTATGCGGTTGTCCTTATTGAGTGTTTAACCCTGCCAGTCTTATAA
- a CDS encoding DUF3857 domain-containing protein — protein sequence MKKIATLSFCIFFLLTVLFGKEIKYPVDEIPSELTKNAKAIIRKNITHFTIQSTHNGKMEVTEAITIMNKSGLDYSVFVQGYNKFFQIRNIKGIYYDKLGNEIKKLKKDKLFDVPAISGYSLYEDNRVIFYDPEIDDFPFTVEYSYTIDFDGFLSYPSWHIYDDYDVSIQNKELSITVPSDTKFRQYYQNLDIKPKIIEKTNQVTYKWNVSDLPAINDEPFSPAIENFSPVLFLAPTDFKIGGNKGNMETWKNFGNWIYELNIDRNIIPEETKAKVIDLVKNAKTDMDKIEILYKYMQDKTRYVNVSVGIGGWQPFEAETVDRLSYGDCKALSNYMKSLLDIVGIKSYYTIVRAGSHATHILSEFPMNQFNHAILCVPLQKDTIWLECTNQRIPAGYIGDFTDDRDVLIIKNNNSELVHTKVYSVEENMQKRSIKFELNGNGEGIADIQTKYIGLGTEEVYSLIDEPHEDIKRYLYRNLKIPDFSIENFNYTVNRNIIAEINETIKVQVKNYSSVMGDRLIVPLNLMNKIDRIPKRVKDRKTDVVIRRSGCEIDSINFVIPEGYSIENVPEGTTITSKFGEYQTELNQNENTISYKRTLSMKKGEYEPEEYEEFRNFLLQISKADNAKFVLVKN from the coding sequence ATGAAAAAAATAGCAACACTCTCATTCTGTATATTTTTTCTACTTACAGTTTTATTTGGAAAAGAAATAAAATATCCTGTTGATGAAATACCATCAGAACTAACTAAGAATGCCAAGGCTATAATTAGAAAAAATATAACTCATTTTACTATACAGTCTACACATAATGGTAAAATGGAAGTAACTGAAGCTATTACAATAATGAATAAGTCAGGATTGGACTATTCAGTATTTGTGCAGGGATATAATAAATTTTTTCAGATAAGAAATATTAAAGGAATTTATTATGATAAACTTGGAAACGAGATTAAAAAGTTAAAAAAGGATAAGTTATTTGATGTACCTGCAATATCAGGATACTCATTATATGAAGATAACAGAGTAATATTTTATGATCCGGAAATTGATGATTTCCCATTTACCGTTGAATATTCTTACACAATTGATTTTGATGGTTTCTTGTCATATCCTTCCTGGCATATATATGATGATTATGATGTTTCTATACAAAATAAAGAATTATCAATTACTGTACCATCTGACACTAAATTCAGACAGTATTATCAAAATTTGGATATTAAACCAAAAATTATAGAAAAAACCAATCAGGTTACTTATAAATGGAATGTCTCTGATTTACCGGCAATCAATGATGAGCCTTTTAGTCCGGCTATCGAAAATTTTTCCCCTGTTCTATTTCTTGCTCCAACTGATTTTAAAATAGGTGGTAACAAGGGTAATATGGAAACCTGGAAAAATTTCGGTAACTGGATTTATGAATTAAATATAGATAGAAATATTATTCCAGAAGAGACTAAGGCAAAAGTTATTGATCTGGTAAAGAATGCAAAGACTGATATGGATAAGATTGAGATTTTATATAAATATATGCAGGATAAGACACGATATGTAAATGTTAGTGTTGGAATAGGAGGTTGGCAGCCTTTCGAAGCTGAAACAGTTGACAGACTTTCTTATGGAGATTGCAAAGCTTTGAGCAATTATATGAAATCATTATTAGATATAGTTGGAATAAAATCGTATTATACAATTGTAAGAGCAGGTTCACATGCTACACATATCCTTTCTGAATTCCCAATGAACCAGTTTAATCATGCAATATTATGTGTGCCGCTTCAAAAGGATACAATTTGGCTGGAATGTACTAACCAACGTATACCGGCTGGTTATATCGGTGATTTTACTGATGACAGGGATGTTTTAATTATTAAAAATAATAATTCAGAATTGGTTCATACTAAAGTATACAGTGTGGAAGAAAATATGCAAAAACGAAGTATCAAGTTTGAATTAAATGGGAATGGAGAAGGAATAGCGGATATTCAGACAAAATATATTGGACTTGGTACAGAAGAAGTATATAGTTTAATAGATGAACCTCATGAAGATATTAAAAGATATCTTTACAGAAATTTAAAAATTCCTGATTTTTCTATTGAAAATTTCAATTATACCGTTAATAGGAATATTATTGCTGAAATTAATGAAACAATTAAAGTTCAGGTAAAAAATTATAGTTCTGTTATGGGTGATCGTTTAATTGTTCCACTGAATTTAATGAATAAAATAGATAGAATTCCCAAAAGAGTTAAAGATCGCAAAACGGATGTTGTAATAAGAAGATCGGGATGTGAGATCGATAGTATAAATTTTGTTATTCCTGAAGGATATAGTATTGAAAATGTACCGGAAGGAACAACTATTACATCTAAATTTGGGGAATATCAAACGGAATTGAATCAAAATGAAAATACTATATCATATAAGCGAACATTATCAATGAAGAAAGGCGAATATGAACCAGAAGAGTATGAGGAATTTAGAAATTTCCTTTTACAAATCTCTAAAGCTGATAATGCCAAATTTGTGCTTGTAAAGAATTAA
- a CDS encoding DUF3857 domain-containing protein, with protein MLKINLLKNTLLFIVLIQFSLLGYSQKSPMKFGKIDIEDLKMTVYDKDTTAEAVILCDYGVFSPERIEFTRHCRIKILKKEGANWANNRVRSFNKIILKARTYNLMNGEIEVTKMKNESKYEEYVNGKLFATRFSLANVREGSVIEYQYTIPWIPYEWRFQQEIPVIWSELRMEQNEYVKFQKNFFGYERLSIIENSRWVAKDMPAFRKEPYMNSITNYLTKFEFDVRKISIPGRHYKEFTTSWEEVSEKLLDNENFGVRLRSAFFLNKEAKKINELNLSDIEKAKKAFELVKNEITWDEINWKYAYSTLNHVFNKKKSGNSAEINLILVALLDKIGLEVKPVVLSTRNNGLLSPIFPTLNKLNYVIARVKIDEKYFLLDATDKLAPFGLLPKRCINGKGRLVDKNSSVWINLETSTKSKKIIFFNLSLSNDGEIKGNISYKLSDYAAYDFRKLLEEYTSNDEYIKYKESRYAGMNINDYDFENIDDVNKPVIAKYEISLQNNADIIGDNIYINPMFCEKMDDNPFKIEERKYPVDFIHPIEKSYILNLSIPDGYSVYQLPEPVKVVLLNNKGSFMYSINNSGQNIQLTYKFNINNALILPTEYNHLKQFYDYIINKHSEMIILKKNEG; from the coding sequence ATGTTGAAAATTAATTTATTAAAAAATACTTTGTTATTTATTGTACTAATTCAATTTTCGCTTTTAGGTTATAGTCAAAAATCTCCAATGAAATTTGGTAAAATTGATATTGAAGATCTTAAAATGACAGTATATGATAAAGATACAACTGCTGAAGCTGTTATTTTATGCGATTATGGTGTGTTTTCGCCTGAACGAATAGAATTTACAAGACATTGCAGAATTAAAATTTTAAAAAAAGAAGGTGCAAACTGGGCCAATAACCGAGTAAGATCTTTTAATAAAATTATTCTTAAAGCCAGAACTTATAACCTGATGAACGGTGAAATTGAAGTAACCAAAATGAAAAATGAGTCTAAATATGAAGAATATGTTAATGGTAAATTATTTGCTACAAGATTTTCTTTGGCAAATGTAAGAGAAGGATCAGTTATTGAATATCAGTATACTATTCCTTGGATACCTTATGAATGGAGGTTTCAGCAAGAAATACCTGTTATATGGAGTGAGTTGAGAATGGAACAAAATGAATATGTAAAATTTCAAAAGAATTTTTTTGGATATGAACGTCTATCGATTATTGAAAATTCAAGATGGGTTGCAAAAGATATGCCTGCTTTTAGAAAAGAGCCTTATATGAATTCGATAACAAATTATCTTACGAAATTTGAATTTGATGTTCGCAAAATAAGCATTCCAGGAAGACATTATAAAGAATTTACAACATCATGGGAAGAAGTAAGTGAAAAATTATTGGATAATGAAAATTTTGGAGTAAGATTAAGGAGTGCTTTTTTCTTAAATAAGGAAGCTAAAAAGATTAATGAATTAAATTTATCAGATATCGAAAAAGCAAAAAAAGCTTTTGAATTGGTTAAAAATGAAATAACCTGGGATGAAATTAATTGGAAATATGCTTATTCTACCTTGAATCATGTGTTTAATAAAAAGAAAAGCGGAAATAGTGCAGAAATTAATTTAATACTTGTTGCTCTTCTCGATAAAATAGGTTTGGAAGTAAAACCTGTTGTTTTAAGTACCCGTAATAATGGATTATTATCTCCAATTTTCCCTACTTTAAATAAACTGAATTATGTTATTGCTCGTGTTAAAATAGATGAAAAATATTTCCTGCTGGATGCTACGGATAAATTAGCCCCATTTGGTTTATTGCCAAAAAGATGTATAAATGGGAAAGGTAGACTAGTTGATAAGAATTCTTCTGTTTGGATTAACCTGGAAACTTCTACTAAATCAAAAAAAATAATTTTTTTTAATCTAAGTTTATCAAATGATGGAGAAATAAAAGGGAATATTTCTTATAAGTTATCCGATTATGCAGCTTATGATTTTAGGAAATTGTTGGAAGAATATACTTCAAATGATGAATATATTAAATATAAAGAAAGTCGATATGCCGGAATGAATATTAATGATTACGATTTTGAAAATATCGATGATGTCAATAAGCCAGTTATTGCTAAGTACGAGATTTCTTTACAAAATAATGCTGATATAATAGGAGATAATATATATATAAATCCAATGTTTTGTGAGAAGATGGACGATAATCCATTTAAAATAGAGGAAAGAAAATATCCTGTAGATTTTATTCATCCAATTGAAAAGTCTTATATATTAAACCTTAGTATTCCGGATGGTTATTCTGTATATCAACTTCCGGAACCTGTTAAAGTTGTTCTTCTAAATAATAAGGGGAGTTTTATGTATTCAATAAATAATTCAGGGCAAAATATTCAGCTTACATATAAATTTAATATTAATAATGCTCTTATTTTACCTACAGAATATAATCATCTTAAGCAATTTTATGATTACATAATAAACAAGCATTCAGAGATGATAATTCTCAAAAAAAATGAAGGTTAA
- a CDS encoding 2-C-methyl-D-erythritol 2,4-cyclodiphosphate synthase, which produces MIKISNIDTTICLQNPKLKNHIPEMKLVLSKTIGIDENDISIKATTTEKLGFVGKEEGISAYAVVLIQQMS; this is translated from the coding sequence TTGATTAAGATATCAAATATTGATACAACAATATGTCTTCAAAATCCAAAATTAAAAAATCATATTCCTGAAATGAAATTAGTTCTCTCAAAAACAATTGGTATTGATGAGAACGATATATCAATAAAAGCTACTACAACTGAAAAATTAGGTTTTGTAGGTAAAGAAGAAGGCATATCTGCTTATGCGGTTGTCCTCATTCAGCAAATGTCATAA
- a CDS encoding nucleotidyltransferase domain-containing protein yields the protein MVNKSIIDTAIKYIRQIPDDLEVKKAFLFGSYAKGLEREDSDIDIALVIGNMTDFFATQMQLMRLRRKIDLRIEPHPIGESDFTIMNPFAYEIQKNGIEIKIDEENTKI from the coding sequence ATGGTTAATAAATCAATTATAGATACAGCAATTAAGTATATTAGGCAGATTCCAGATGATTTGGAAGTAAAAAAGGCATTTTTATTTGGGTCTTATGCAAAAGGACTTGAAAGAGAAGATAGCGATATAGATATTGCATTGGTAATTGGCAATATGACAGACTTTTTTGCTACTCAAATGCAATTAATGAGATTAAGACGAAAAATTGATTTAAGAATTGAGCCACATCCAATTGGAGAGTCTGATTTTACAATTATGAATCCTTTTGCATACGAGATTCAAAAAAACGGTATTGAGATAAAAATAGATGAAGAAAATACGAAAATTTAA
- a CDS encoding HEPN domain-containing protein — protein MNEKIENTDKIVQHWIDSSEQNYSTMQNLMGSKDYSWALFVGHLVIEKLLKAIYVKNLQCHAIFTHDLLRLANKIDLNITDEQQEWLDKITTFNLNARYDNYKQNFYKLCTKEFTDEWIIKIEKLKQWLINQL, from the coding sequence ATGAATGAAAAAATTGAAAATACAGACAAGATAGTACAGCATTGGATAGATTCATCTGAGCAGAATTATTCAACTATGCAAAACTTGATGGGTTCAAAAGATTATAGTTGGGCATTATTCGTAGGTCATTTAGTGATTGAAAAATTATTAAAAGCTATTTATGTTAAAAATCTTCAATGCCATGCAATATTTACACATGACTTATTGCGATTGGCTAATAAAATTGATTTAAATATAACTGATGAGCAACAAGAGTGGCTAGACAAAATTACTACTTTTAATTTAAATGCAAGATACGATAACTACAAACAAAATTTTTATAAATTATGCACTAAAGAATTCACTGATGAATGGATTATTAAAATTGAAAAATTGAAGCAATGGTTAATAAATCAATTATAG
- a CDS encoding urocanate hydratase, whose product MTNKEFKNEILQGIPNELPDAKPYDKEINHTPKRKDILSKEEKKLALKNALRYFDNKHHKILAAEFYEELEKYGRIYMYRFRPDYKIYARSINDFPHKSVQAASIMLMLSNNLDYAVAQHPHELITYGGNGAVFQNWAQYLLTMKYLAEMTDEQTLVLYSGFPIGLFPSHKDAPKVVVTNGMVIPNYSKQDDYEKFNALGVSQYGQMTAGSFMYIGPQGIVHGTTITILNAGRKILKKGETDIKGKIFVSSGLGGMSGAQPKATVISGVIGVIAEINPKAVHTRFSQGWVDEVYTDLDKLVKRIIKAKNDKEAVSIAYQGNIVDMWEKFVEKNIFIDMGSDQTSLHNPWAGGYYPAGMSLDESNKMMTDNPELFKEKVKESLRRQVAAINKLTAKGMYFFDYGNAFLLESSRAGAEILDNTGKFRYQSYVQDIMGPLFFDYGFGPFRWVCTSSDSKDLEITDKIATEVLEEIVKTAPKEIIGQLNDNIHWIKEAGKNKLVVGSQARILYADCEGRTKIALAFNKAIKEGKISAPVVLGRDHHDVSGTDSPYRETSNIYDGSSFTADMAIQNVIGDSFRGATWVSIHNGGGVGWGEVINGGFGMTLDGAEDTERRIKMMLHWDINNGIARRSWARNEGAIFAIKREMEKTPLLKVTIPNIADDDMIDEVII is encoded by the coding sequence ATGACAAACAAAGAATTTAAAAACGAAATATTACAAGGCATCCCCAATGAATTGCCGGATGCAAAACCGTATGATAAAGAGATAAATCATACTCCTAAGAGAAAGGATATTTTATCAAAAGAAGAAAAAAAACTTGCATTAAAAAATGCACTACGGTATTTTGATAATAAACATCATAAAATATTAGCTGCAGAATTTTATGAAGAATTAGAAAAGTACGGACGTATATATATGTATCGTTTTCGCCCTGATTATAAAATATATGCAAGAAGTATTAATGATTTTCCTCATAAATCCGTTCAGGCTGCTTCAATTATGTTAATGTTGAGTAATAATTTGGATTATGCTGTAGCTCAGCATCCACATGAATTAATAACATACGGAGGTAATGGTGCAGTGTTTCAAAACTGGGCACAATACTTGCTTACAATGAAATACTTAGCCGAAATGACTGACGAACAAACACTTGTGCTGTATTCCGGCTTTCCAATCGGTCTTTTTCCTTCACATAAAGATGCACCAAAGGTAGTTGTTACAAACGGCATGGTAATTCCAAATTATTCAAAACAAGATGATTACGAAAAATTTAATGCACTTGGAGTTTCACAATACGGACAAATGACAGCCGGTTCATTTATGTATATTGGTCCGCAAGGAATTGTTCACGGAACAACTATTACAATATTAAATGCAGGTAGAAAAATATTAAAAAAAGGAGAAACCGATATTAAAGGCAAAATATTTGTTTCTTCAGGACTGGGCGGAATGTCAGGTGCTCAGCCAAAAGCAACTGTAATTTCAGGAGTTATTGGAGTTATTGCCGAAATTAATCCAAAAGCTGTTCACACACGTTTTTCACAAGGATGGGTTGATGAAGTATATACTGATCTTGATAAACTTGTAAAAAGAATAATAAAAGCAAAAAATGATAAAGAAGCAGTATCAATTGCATATCAGGGAAATATAGTTGATATGTGGGAAAAATTCGTTGAAAAAAACATTTTTATTGATATGGGTTCTGATCAAACTTCATTACATAATCCATGGGCGGGAGGTTATTATCCTGCAGGAATGTCTTTAGATGAATCAAATAAAATGATGACGGATAATCCCGAACTATTTAAAGAAAAAGTTAAAGAATCGCTTCGAAGACAGGTTGCTGCAATTAATAAACTTACTGCTAAAGGAATGTATTTTTTTGATTATGGTAATGCTTTTTTATTAGAATCAAGTCGTGCAGGTGCTGAAATTTTAGATAATACAGGTAAATTCAGGTATCAATCTTATGTTCAGGATATTATGGGTCCATTGTTTTTTGATTATGGCTTTGGTCCTTTTCGTTGGGTTTGCACATCATCAGATTCCAAAGACCTTGAAATAACTGATAAAATTGCTACTGAAGTTTTAGAAGAAATTGTTAAAACAGCTCCGAAAGAAATTATTGGACAATTAAATGATAATATTCATTGGATAAAAGAAGCCGGTAAAAACAAATTGGTGGTTGGTTCTCAAGCAAGGATTTTATATGCCGATTGTGAGGGAAGAACAAAAATTGCTCTTGCTTTTAATAAAGCAATTAAAGAAGGAAAAATTTCCGCACCGGTAGTTCTCGGCAGAGACCATCACGATGTGTCAGGTACTGATTCTCCTTATCGCGAAACTTCAAATATATATGATGGCTCAAGTTTTACTGCTGATATGGCTATTCAAAATGTAATTGGCGATTCTTTCAGAGGAGCTACATGGGTGTCAATACATAATGGTGGTGGCGTAGGTTGGGGCGAAGTTATAAACGGAGGTTTTGGCATGACTCTTGATGGTGCTGAAGATACAGAAAGAAGAATTAAAATGATGTTACATTGGGATATTAATAATGGAATTGCAAGACGTAGCTGGGCAAGAAATGAAGGTGCAATATTTGCTATTAAACGGGAAATGGAAAAAACACCATTGTTAAAAGTTACAATCCCAAATATTGCAGATGATGATATGATTGATGAAGTAATTATTTAG
- a CDS encoding lamin tail domain-containing protein yields MNKKLLLKILTGIIVLFFISLGINAQIIISQYVETNSGTTPKGIELWNISGNTIDFSTTNLIIKKGVNGNSPEIDVTVSTGTLNDDEVWVIGTSDIGTYLTDQSIGTNSYTEYGFSFNGNDALEVWLGDTKTDVFGNPGNDPGTAWTGNGVDTHNSNIALKEGITTGDTDGWTDPSERFETISTDNSLTGFGVAPTSSGPDETPPEFIIGYPKAANISETSFNVVVQLNEAGTAYFLKLDDGTDEPTPAEVMVGTSITVSSPSTSYSETISGLTAETAYDVYFVAEDDETTPNVQAAVTKLDITTTAGGGPTATDLLFSEYVEPDGGNNKALEIYNGTDEAISLGDYRIKIIHNGVFEDEYYTFPDGASIESYDVFVVANAGAISDILLVTDDSVAYEDNTVASFNGNDARILEKTPDSGTNWNTIDIIGEESGDPGDGWNVAGVTNATSNHTMVRKTNVTQGNTDWSASAGTNADNSEWIVYDANTFDYIGYHGFSPENDILTFELTEQTKAAEIDNIAHTVLSEVGFGTNLTALEPTITVSAGAQVSPTGAQDFMEPFVYTVTAENETPQDWTVTVTVAPVSVETDILTFVLTEQTGDAIIDTTNHTVAVEVAVGTDVTSLKPTIELSYGATVSPDTSIACDFTDPVVYTVTAEDGTTSQEWIATITVQVIDMVSIYDIQYNPDNTTDSSLYTGQTIMTTGIITAIYASKGFYLQDSASAWNGIYVYSSLVDTAVVGDSITFFADVIEYYNLTELKNVENYTIVSSGNELPEPVIINPGDMGEAYEGVLIKVENVICVNVDFDTHHNSLYVKDGYPNDTLMVHTQMYSFDPVLNYEYTFTGLGNYDWSNYKLEPRDTNDVEILVVVNNPPVIENVEVSPQNPHDDTDFDVLADITDDIEVIEKHFYYGSNIDNINTEVTLVEVGFAGIRFKATVPQQEVGIVYYKFTASDVENDVIYVDSVTITPVGVEEITLFDKIDIYPNPFNEIIYLNNVEQIKKIVIYNIIGQDVLHVDGKEKQLIKINTTELKDGLYIISIFDINGNIKTKKIIKN; encoded by the coding sequence ATGAATAAAAAATTACTTTTAAAAATTTTAACTGGCATAATTGTATTATTTTTCATTTCTCTTGGAATAAATGCACAAATTATTATTAGTCAGTATGTCGAAACTAATTCTGGGACTACTCCCAAAGGAATTGAATTGTGGAATATATCAGGAAATACAATTGATTTTTCCACAACAAATTTAATAATTAAAAAAGGTGTTAATGGTAACAGTCCTGAAATTGATGTAACTGTTAGTACAGGAACTTTAAATGATGATGAAGTATGGGTAATTGGAACTTCTGATATTGGAACATATTTAACCGATCAAAGTATTGGAACAAATAGTTATACTGAATATGGCTTTTCTTTTAATGGTAATGATGCTTTGGAAGTTTGGTTAGGAGATACAAAAACTGATGTTTTTGGTAATCCGGGAAATGACCCTGGTACTGCTTGGACAGGTAATGGTGTTGATACACATAACTCTAATATTGCATTAAAAGAAGGAATAACAACAGGTGATACTGATGGTTGGACAGACCCGAGTGAAAGATTTGAAACTATTTCAACAGATAATTCTTTAACAGGCTTTGGTGTTGCTCCCACTTCGTCGGGACCCGATGAAACCCCACCAGAATTCATAATAGGCTATCCTAAAGCAGCAAATATTTCTGAAACAAGTTTTAATGTTGTTGTTCAATTAAACGAAGCTGGTACTGCATATTTTCTGAAACTTGATGACGGTACTGATGAACCAACTCCTGCTGAAGTTATGGTTGGTACTTCAATTACCGTATCGTCTCCTTCAACAAGTTATTCTGAAACAATATCAGGATTAACTGCTGAAACTGCTTATGATGTTTATTTTGTTGCTGAAGATGATGAAACTACTCCTAATGTTCAAGCTGCTGTTACTAAACTTGATATTACTACTACTGCTGGAGGTGGACCTACTGCAACAGACCTGTTATTTTCGGAATATGTTGAACCTGATGGAGGAAATAACAAAGCATTAGAAATATATAATGGTACTGATGAAGCTATTAGCCTTGGTGATTATAGAATAAAAATTATACATAATGGTGTTTTCGAGGATGAATATTATACATTCCCTGATGGTGCAAGTATTGAAAGTTATGATGTATTTGTTGTTGCTAATGCAGGTGCTATTTCTGATATTTTATTGGTTACAGATGACTCTGTTGCATATGAAGATAATACTGTTGCCAGTTTTAATGGAAATGATGCCCGTATATTAGAAAAAACTCCGGACAGCGGAACAAATTGGAATACTATTGATATTATTGGAGAAGAAAGCGGAGATCCAGGAGATGGATGGAATGTTGCAGGTGTTACTAATGCAACTTCAAATCATACAATGGTCAGAAAAACAAATGTTACACAAGGAAATACTGATTGGAGCGCCTCTGCAGGGACTAATGCTGATAATTCAGAATGGATTGTTTACGATGCAAACACTTTTGATTATATTGGTTATCATGGTTTCAGTCCTGAAAATGATATTCTTACATTTGAATTAACTGAACAAACAAAAGCTGCCGAAATAGATAATATTGCACATACAGTTCTATCTGAAGTTGGTTTTGGCACTAACTTAACTGCTTTAGAACCTACAATTACGGTTTCTGCCGGAGCACAGGTTTCTCCAACAGGAGCACAGGACTTTATGGAACCTTTTGTTTATACTGTTACTGCAGAAAACGAAACTCCTCAAGACTGGACAGTAACTGTTACAGTTGCTCCAGTAAGTGTCGAAACAGATATTCTTACTTTTGTTCTAACAGAACAAACAGGTGATGCTATAATTGATACAACAAATCATACTGTTGCTGTTGAAGTTGCCGTAGGTACTGATGTTACTTCGTTAAAACCAACAATTGAATTATCTTATGGAGCAACAGTTTCACCCGATACTTCTATTGCATGCGATTTTACTGACCCCGTTGTTTATACTGTTACGGCTGAAGATGGAACAACTTCACAGGAATGGATTGCAACTATTACCGTTCAGGTAATTGATATGGTTTCAATTTATGATATTCAGTATAATCCTGATAATACGACCGATTCATCATTATACACAGGGCAAACAATTATGACTACTGGTATTATTACTGCAATTTACGCAAGTAAAGGATTTTATCTGCAAGATAGCGCATCAGCATGGAATGGAATATATGTTTATTCATCTCTGGTTGATACTGCTGTTGTTGGTGATAGTATAACATTTTTTGCAGATGTTATTGAATATTATAACCTGACTGAATTAAAAAATGTTGAAAATTATACTATAGTATCTTCAGGAAATGAATTGCCTGAACCTGTTATTATTAATCCCGGAGATATGGGAGAAGCTTATGAAGGTGTATTAATTAAAGTTGAAAATGTTATTTGTGTTAATGTTGATTTTGATACTCATCATAATTCATTATACGTAAAAGATGGTTATCCCAACGATACTCTTATGGTTCATACTCAGATGTATTCATTTGATCCTGTTTTAAATTATGAATATACATTTACAGGCTTAGGTAATTACGACTGGAGTAATTATAAACTTGAACCAAGAGATACTAATGATGTTGAGATATTAGTTGTTGTTAATAATCCACCTGTAATTGAAAATGTTGAAGTTTCGCCACAAAATCCTCATGACGATACCGATTTTGATGTACTGGCTGATATTACTGATGATATTGAAGTGATTGAAAAACATTTTTATTACGGAAGTAACATTGATAATATTAATACGGAAGTAACTTTAGTTGAAGTAGGTTTTGCTGGAATACGATTTAAAGCTACTGTTCCACAACAAGAAGTAGGCATAGTTTATTATAAATTTACTGCATCTGATGTTGAAAATGATGTAATTTACGTAGATAGTGTAACAATAACTCCTGTTGGAGTTGAAGAAATTACATTATTTGACAAAATAGATATTTACCCAAATCCATTTAATGAGATAATCTATCTTAATAATGTTGAACAAATCAAGAAAATTGTAATTTATAATATTATTGGTCAGGATGTTCTTCATGTTGATGGAAAAGAAAAACAACTTATTAAAATTAATACAACAGAACTAAAAGATGGTCTTTATATTATTTCTATATTTGATATAAATGGAAATATCAAAACTAAAAAAATCATTAAAAACTAA